A stretch of the Streptomyces venezuelae genome encodes the following:
- a CDS encoding chorismate-binding protein, with translation MQDLQPMARFGGLLATDLRDVTGDVSALDSTGFWAVSADFEGRITCARFGDIRPDPVPAPVPGAWQGPGADRWTSSLDRDAYVAGVRRIREHIAAGEVYQANLCRVLSAPLPDPAGADVDALTALLARGNPAPYAGTIRLPAHGVEIATASPELYLRRTGRHIESGPIKGTGRTAADLLEKDHAENVMIVDLVRNDLGRVCATGSVTVPELCAVEEHPGLVHLVSTVSGELADGAGWPELLDATFPPGSVTGAPKSSALRIIEALETAPRGPYCGGIGWVDADRGTAELAVGIRTFWIDRQAPGGPRLLFGTGAGITWGSDPEREWAETELKAARLLAVASGAYAASEGTVR, from the coding sequence TGCAGCCCATGGCCCGCTTCGGCGGCCTCCTCGCCACCGATCTCCGCGATGTGACCGGCGATGTCTCCGCCCTCGACTCCACCGGGTTCTGGGCGGTATCCGCCGACTTCGAGGGGCGCATCACCTGCGCCCGCTTCGGCGACATACGACCGGACCCGGTCCCCGCGCCCGTTCCCGGCGCCTGGCAGGGGCCCGGCGCCGACCGGTGGACCTCCTCCCTGGACCGGGACGCCTATGTGGCCGGCGTACGGCGGATCCGGGAGCACATCGCGGCCGGGGAGGTCTATCAGGCCAATCTGTGCCGGGTGCTCTCCGCCCCGCTGCCGGACCCGGCCGGCGCCGATGTGGACGCCCTCACCGCACTCCTCGCGCGCGGCAACCCCGCACCGTATGCAGGAACGATTCGACTTCCCGCGCACGGCGTCGAAATAGCCACCGCCTCCCCGGAGCTCTACCTCCGCCGGACCGGCCGCCACATCGAGTCCGGCCCCATCAAGGGGACCGGCCGGACCGCCGCCGACCTGCTGGAGAAGGACCACGCCGAGAACGTGATGATCGTCGACCTGGTCCGCAACGACCTCGGCCGGGTCTGTGCCACCGGCTCCGTCACGGTCCCCGAACTCTGCGCCGTCGAAGAGCACCCCGGCCTGGTCCACCTGGTCTCCACCGTCAGCGGTGAGCTCGCCGACGGAGCCGGCTGGCCCGAGCTGCTCGACGCCACCTTCCCGCCGGGCTCCGTCACCGGCGCACCCAAGTCCTCCGCCCTCCGGATCATCGAGGCCCTGGAGACCGCCCCGCGCGGCCCCTACTGCGGCGGCATCGGCTGGGTGGACGCCGACCGCGGTACCGCCGAGCTCGCCGTGGGCATCCGTACGTTCTGGATCGACCGGCAGGCCCCCGGCGGGCCCCGGCTGCTCTTCGGTACCGGAGCCGGCATCACCTGGGGCTCCGACCCCGAGCGCGAATGGGCGGAGACCGAGCTGAAGGCCGCCCGGCTGCTCGCGGTAGCGTCGGGTGCGTACGCCGCGAGTGAAGGGACCGTACGGTGA